From the genome of Malus domestica chromosome 04, GDT2T_hap1, one region includes:
- the LOC139195072 gene encoding uncharacterized protein, which yields MSSSRRVHKQFVVQHKRLLAQQEELINLEEGGGGDEAFAMEEDSDDDHRRQRASHSRHVMEAVGQIAKLRHAANFNRKRERRDDVFRVLSLLPEQKIKATLRMLAYGTSADQVDKIGRMGKTNVLESLMRFCSAIEALCTN from the exons atgtcttcttcaaggagagTGCATAAACAATTTGTGGTGCAACATAAAAGATTGTTGGCACAACAGGAAGAATTGATtaatctcgaggaaggtggaggtggagatgaggctttcgCAATGGAGGAGGATTCAGATGATGACCATAGAAGGCAGagggcctcacattcccgtcatGTCATGGAAGCTGTCGGTCAAATAGCCAAACTCAGACATGCCGCAAACTTCaatagaaaaagggaaagacGAG ATGATGTTTTTCGTGTTCTAAGTCTTCTTCCAGAGCAAAAAATTAAGGCTACcttgcgaatgcttgcatatggaacatctgcagatcaagtggatAAGATCGGGAGGATGGGAAAAACAAATGTTCTGGAGTCCCTGATGCGGTTTTGCTCTGCAATTGAAGCTCTGTGCACCAATTAG